The following coding sequences lie in one Oncorhynchus masou masou isolate Uvic2021 chromosome 20, UVic_Omas_1.1, whole genome shotgun sequence genomic window:
- the LOC135506513 gene encoding uncharacterized protein LOC135506513, which translates to MASHTLLCSSVLLLFLFPASSFPTIDSIRDLRDIWYGNIFPRHGLYLLYWFVDQSEIDINHDIIQTHFDPARGDYGFGYYNNNDSFLPALTDPKSQAYYAVGDISKANSWALPEYVTENYYNSLKSGNRNRDRIIVRVVQAEGSNQFRLDEVLVTELRPLNVNQANSFHPNHTYTISFNLLREIQMLRVHWRNDTLGGLEAFLRQAGYQTCPSPEFQVCYVKSIRFQRLQMVEMKTEDDCHPLRLDVKPAENGYLKMSWSNLPKSTMDRYVVVGLFKGDGSPTKLAESPVGNDTSGTSDIFVALNPGLQVRLLKKSPWDTTEMEVWRGAEFDDADSLIPVIMKGYDASLQLYTRNGYACARLFVKKSFTDWKDVFYYSWVGFYSANSVSNKEYQTFQWAVYFTKDTPSDEIPEYDVYVYESSMATSPGAQARFMLSIYNEVARTVAWESQP; encoded by the coding sequence ATGGCATCGCACACCTTACTCTGCAGTTCCGTCTTGCTACTGTTTCTGTTCCCTGCCTCTTCATTTCCGACCATTGATTCAATCAGGGATCTGAGAGACATATGGTACGGCAACATCTTCCCACGACATGGTCTCTATCTGCTTTACTGGTTTGTTGACCAATCAGAGATCGACATCAACCATGACATCATTCAAACCCATTTCGATCCAGCCAGAGGTGACTATGGCTTTGGTTACTACAATAATAACGACAGTTTCCTCCCAGCTCTGACCGATCCAAAGAGCCAAGCTTACTATGCAGTGGGGGATATCAGTAAAGCTAACTCATGGGCCTTGCCTGAGTATGTCACTGAAAACTACTACAACTCACTGAAGTCGGGGAACAGAAATAGGGATAGGATCATAGTCAGGGTTGTCCAGGCAGAAGGGTCAAATCAGTTCAGGTTGGACGAGGTCTTAGTCACTGAACTTCGTCCACTCAATGTCAACCAAGCAAATTCCTTTCATCCAAATCACACGTACACCATTAGCTTCAACCTCTTACGAGAAATCCAGATGTTACGGGTCCATTGGAGGAACGACACATTGGGCggtttggaggcatttctgaggCAAGCTGGCTACCAAACGTGCCCGTCACCTGAATTCCAGGTCTGTTATGTGAAGTCTATCCGATTCCAAAGGCTTCAGATGGTGGAAATGAAGACTGAGGACGATTGTCACCCGCTGAGGCTTGACGTCAAACCAGCTGAGAACGGCTACCTGAAAATGAGTTGGAGCAACCTACCAAAGTCCACCATGGACCGTTACGTGGTTGTGGGGCTTTTCAAGGGTGATGGTAGTCCGACCAAACTAGCGGAGTCCCCCGTCGGTAACGACACGTCCGGAACCTCAGACATTTTCGTGGCCCTCAATCCCGGTCTTCAGGTCAGGCTCCTCAAAAAATCTCCCTGGGACACGACCGAAATGGAAGTCTGGCGTGGTGCGGAGTTTGACGATGCAGACAGTTTGATTCCTGTCATCATGAAAGGCTACGATGCCAGTCTGCAGCTCTACACAAGAAATGGCTATGCCTGCGCTCGCCTGTTTGTGAAGAAGTCCTTCACTGACTGGAAGGACGTGTTTTATTACTCGTGGGTAGGGTTCTACTCTGCGAACAGTGTCAGCAACAAGGAGTACCAAACCTTCCAGTGGGCAGTTTATTTTACTAAAGATACTCCCTCAGATGAGATACCTGAATATGATGTCTATGTTTATGAGTCCAGTATGGCCACTTCTCCAGGTGCCCAGGCCCGATTCATGCTGTCAATATACAACGAAGTAGCACGTACGGTAGCCTGGGAAAGTCAACCCTAA